Proteins co-encoded in one Cercospora beticola chromosome 7, complete sequence genomic window:
- a CDS encoding uncharacterized protein (MEROPS:MER0000408): protein MSETSQPESRKLIEDLCSLQVPSVLQVSPNARQVLYSTTLQNGHKKGKHVVSTLWLADAGIADSSRQIASGEFNDHLPRWHPESHSIAFVSDRAKAGEQWAIYLWNLRDGVPYGEPYAITDVHNERQIAAFEFSPDGKSIAYLCADAETSEHKARKESGEDWQVWGQEWANAHLNVVNIETKETFRHAGEDAHGHKFNDHVTALSWGHDSLSLAVVHTRTSHIEEPFLTGSQVSLIKLWSDDCWSAESILDLPTAVLKVIWGSDDKLYFIGGVPLDKTCGGTAVYSFPARAGAELSRVAFGIEDDAKQVASAGGALIGHAERGLHDVLVMLPGRVLHSQAKCIKAFDAGFRDDGEELILAIATSDVNTPNEVYSTSSANSEMICLSNHGRSFRDRSFGSYNPFSCSSLDKEVDLDGVFLTPSRSLPAAPQRTVILIHGGPAMRNSNEFDTYLFYWTPFLLHHGYSVLLTNYRGSTGKGEKFASYSLKGVGRYDWEDVVTITNHAINLKYADQDRLLVGGISQGGFLTNLCATRNGSLFPWKFRAAVPLNGITDADTMSLTSDLGASIETELDIAGSPWTLSKSDTRNRQASAIWEMGEAMRRSKTEKAMILPPMLIMQSEKDERCPIEQGVGMRRALSHYGLPFEFVVYPRQPHLLIEQKFWIDMAERLVRWCELHIGPAA from the exons ATGTCCGAAACATCTCAGCCAGAGTCGCGGAAGCTGATTGAGGATCTGTGCAGTCTTCAGGTGCCATCAGTCCTACAGGTCTCTCCGAACGCTAGACAAGTCCTCTACAGCACTACTCTTCAAAATGGACACAAGAAAGGAAAGCATGTAGTGTCGACGCTCTGGCTTGCGGACGCGGGTATAGCGGACTCCTCTCGGCAAATCGCCTCTGGCGAATTCAACGACCACCTTCCTCGCTGGCATCCCGAAAGCCATAGCATCGCCTTTGTATCTGACAGAGCAAAAGCTGGCGAGCAATGGGCCATCTACCTCTGGAATCTGCGGGATGGTGTTCCTTATGGTGAGCCTTACGCCATTACGGACGTGCACAACGAACGGCAGATCGCCGCCTTTGAATTCTCACCAGATGGCAAAAGCATTGCGTATCTCTGTGCCGATGCTGAAACCTCAGAGCACAAAGCTCGCAAGGAAAGCGGCGAAGACTGGCAGGTTTGGGGACAAGAGTGGGCCAATGCACACCTGAACGTGGTGAATATCGAGACCAAGGAGACTTTTCGCCACGCTGGTGAAGATGCACACGGGCACAAGTTCAACGATCATGTAACCGCACTCAGCTGGGGCCACGACAGTCTCTCGCTGGCCGTCGTGCACACGAGAACATCGCATATCGAGGAACCTTTCCTGACAGGCTCGCAAGTAAGCCTAATCAAGCTGTGGTCAGACGATTGTTGGTCCGCTGAG TCTATCCTTGATCTGCCAACAGCTGTATTGAAGGTCATTTGGGGCTCGGACGACAAGTTGTACTTCATCGGCGGCGTTCCTCTTGACAAGACCTGCGGCGGAACCGCGGTATATTCTTTTCCAGCGCGAGCAGGCGCAGAACTTTCAAGAGTCGCTTTCGGtatcgaggacgatgcaaAGCAGGTTGCCAGCGCCGGCGGCGCCCTAATTGGACACGCAGAACGAGGCTTGCACGATGTACTCGTTATGCTGCCAGGCCGGGTCTTGCACAGCCAAGCGAAGTGTATCAAGGCTTTTGATGCCGGCTTCAgagatgatggcgaggagctGATTCTCGCCATCGCTACTTCGGACGTCAATACACCTAACGAAGTATACTCGACTTCGTCAGCAAACAGTGAGATGATATGCTTGTCAAATCACGGAAGATCGTTCAGAGACCGCAGTTTCGGCTCCTACAACCCATTTTCATGCTCATCGTTGGACAAGGAGGTTGATCTGGATGGCGTCTTCTTGACACCAAGCCGGAGCTTACCAGCAGCTCCTCAGCGTACCGTGATCTTGATTCATGGAGGTCCAGCGATGCGCAACTCCAACGAGTTCGACACGTACTTGTTCTACTGGACGCCTTTCTTATTGCACCATGGCTATTCGGTCCTGCTCACGAACTATCGAGGAAGTACTGGGAAGGGGGAGAAGTTCGCCTCTTACAGCCTGAAAGGTGTAGGACGATACGATTGGGAGGATGTCGTAACAATTACGAATCATGCTATCAACCTCAAGTACGCCGACCAGGACCGCCTGCTGGTAGGCGGCATTTCACAAGGCGGGTTTCTCACGAACCTCTGTGCCACCCGAAACGGATCATTGTTCCCTTGGAAGTTTCGCGCAGCTGTTCCACTGAATGGCATTACAGACGCAGACACTATGTCTCTGACTTCTGATCTCGGTGCATCGATTGAGACGGAATTAGATATTGCTGGATCGCCATGGACGCTGTCGAAAAGTGATACGCGGAACCGACAAGCCAGTGCTATCTGGGAAATGGGCGAAGCAATGCGAAGATCCAAAACAGAAAAGGCCATGATTCTCCCTCCAATGCTCATTATGCAGAGTGAAAAAGACGAGCGTTGCCCGATCGAGCAAGGAGTGGGCATGCGCAGGGCTCTGAGCCATTATGGTCTGCCCTTTGAGTTCGTTGTTTATCCGCGACAACCCCACTTGCTGATAGAGCAGAAGTTCTGGATTGATATGGCGGAGAGACTCGTGCGATGGTGTGAGCTGCATATTGGTCCGGCTGCATAG
- a CDS encoding uncharacterized protein (BUSCO:EOG09264IV9) — protein sequence MSTAERSKRHKQRKVLLMGRSGAGKSSMRSIIFQNYVAKDVRRLGATVDVEHSNIKFMGNLMLNLWDCGGQDSFVESYLTNQRSHVFTSVAVLIFVFDIASREAAPDMLSFANTIRALQEFSPNSKIFVLVHKMDLIPSDQKAALYAQKVKDIRATCEDEGFTGKQVDICQSSIWDQSLYRAWTQVIYFLVPNATVIEGMLEKLAELLDAREMILYERTTCLVVTHITRGSEANNPYTDRFERISSILKTHKHSMSKHTGMMPSEVSFAEMQIKTGAFMFFITRLTENTNLAVVMPSDEASYNAARVNVQLARREFAYLDIVEKKGKQDHLNNPAYREMASHRDDERGSEDSEPLQNRFHDER from the exons ATGAGCACCGCGGAGCGCAGCAAGCGCCACAAACAGCGCAAAGTCCTGCTGATGGGCAGGTCCGGCGCTGGCAAGTCCTCCATGCGCTCCATCATCTTCCAGAATTACGTTGCAAAGGACGTCAGGAGGCTCGGAGCGACAGTAGATGTGGAACACAGCAACATCAAATTCATGGGAAACCTCATGTTGAACCTTTGGGATTGTGGCGG TCAAGACTCCTTTGTCGAATCCTACTTGACAAATCAACGATCACATGTCTTCACATCGGTTGCTGTActgatcttcgtcttcgataTCGCATCGAGGGAAGCAGCTCCGGATATGCTCAGTTTCGCCAACACGATCCGTGCCTTGCAGGAGTTTAGTCCGAACAGCAAGATCTTTGTCCTCGTGCACAAGATGGATTTGATTCCTTCGGACCAAAAAGCGGCCCTGTATGCCCAAAAAGTGAAAGACATCCGCGCCACATGCGAGGACGAAGGCTTCACCGGCAAGCAAGTCGACATTTGCCAAAGCTCCATATGGGACCAAAGTCTTTATCGGGCATGGACACAGGTCATCTACTTCCTAGTGCCAAATGCAACTGTCATCGAGGGGATGCTAGAGAAGCTCGCGGAGCTCCTGGACGCGCGGGAAATGATCCTCTACGAGCGCACCACATGTCTAGTGGTGACGCACATCACTCGCGGTAGCGAGGCAAATAACCCCTACACGGACCGCTTCGAGCGGATCAGCAGCATCTTGAAAACGCACAAACATTCCATGTCCAAGCATACGGGAATGATGCCTTCCGAAGTGTCGTTTGCGGAGATGCAAATCAAAACCGGTGCATTCATGTTCTTCATCACGCGCCTGACGGAGAACACGAACTTGGCGGTGGTCATGCCAAGTGACGAAGCATCCTACAATGCTGCCAGAGTCAATGTCCAGCTCGCGAGGCGAGAATTCGCATATCTCGATattgtggagaagaagggtaAACAAGATCATCTGAACAATCCTGCTTATCGCGAGATGGCATCGCATCGAGATGACGAGCGTGGTAGCGAGGACTCGGAACCCTTGCAGAATCGCTTCCATGATGAAAGGTGA